Proteins found in one Chthonomonadales bacterium genomic segment:
- a CDS encoding diguanylate cyclase produces the protein MRSAIHQATTSQDLGEAPATGRSALAARERARRAALLGLLLDVTAPLAVGIGALGVAMGWPLAAAGTLCLALVTASALVSRADHVKLASALYIGSLMAVPTLLLALGTWLPPLAPHMLYVLFALPVVLASLLLSRRHTLAVAAGALATASVHWVWVAPSQTFGGALGSASSVLAVAGATALACLGARELERALAREAERTAEVERLYAALQGSHAALERKTEEAHRQAERLGALNTELVSMQMTVEASYHKLAEANHLLQEQATTDAVTALANHRAFQEHLRAYAAQALRHQQPLSLLLLDLDFFKLYNDHYGHPAGDDALRAVGAILTQCTRTGDLAARYGGEEFAVVLPHTDQVAAEQAAERIRAAIEAYEFDGARLTASVGVAALHVHARDAEDLVRAADGALYTAKRTGRNNVCVAAHIDTGQGARRKLPHHARIWLRRMRERPTRSPHTSAPMPDPYGGIEGLVQEPAGAVLNALLAALDWRDCEAAGHSVRVARFALRLARELEGAGAPWRPSAPITPGDMRELALGSLLHDIGKIHVPDAILRKPGSLSSDEWEVVRMHPITGAELISHLPLLAPATRVVRSHHERWDGRGYPDGLAGDQIPWAARVFAVCDAVDSMTVSRPGRPARTLALAQEEIVRQAGSQFDPNVVEAFVRVPLAEWEGLRSGADGQLRAAA, from the coding sequence ATGCGCAGTGCCATCCACCAGGCGACGACGAGTCAGGATCTTGGCGAGGCGCCGGCCACTGGCCGGTCCGCTCTCGCAGCGCGCGAGCGCGCGCGCCGCGCCGCGCTGCTCGGTCTCCTACTCGACGTCACCGCCCCGCTCGCCGTCGGCATCGGTGCCCTCGGTGTCGCGATGGGATGGCCGCTTGCCGCGGCGGGGACGCTCTGCCTGGCGCTCGTGACGGCGAGTGCCCTCGTGTCGCGCGCCGACCACGTCAAGCTGGCCAGCGCTCTCTATATCGGCTCCCTGATGGCGGTGCCGACGCTGCTGCTGGCGCTGGGAACGTGGCTCCCGCCGCTCGCACCCCACATGCTCTATGTGCTCTTCGCGTTGCCCGTGGTCCTGGCGTCGCTCCTCCTCAGCCGCCGCCACACTCTCGCTGTCGCCGCCGGCGCCCTCGCGACCGCCTCGGTGCACTGGGTTTGGGTGGCCCCGTCGCAGACATTCGGCGGCGCGTTGGGGAGCGCCTCCTCCGTGCTGGCCGTGGCTGGCGCGACGGCGCTCGCGTGCCTGGGCGCGCGCGAGCTTGAGCGCGCCCTGGCACGCGAGGCCGAGCGCACGGCCGAGGTCGAGCGCCTCTACGCCGCGCTTCAGGGCTCGCACGCCGCACTCGAGCGAAAGACCGAGGAGGCCCACCGCCAGGCTGAGCGCCTCGGGGCGCTGAACACCGAACTCGTGTCCATGCAAATGACGGTGGAGGCCAGCTACCACAAGCTCGCGGAAGCCAACCACCTCCTGCAGGAGCAGGCCACCACCGACGCCGTGACCGCGCTGGCCAACCACCGTGCGTTTCAGGAGCACCTGCGCGCCTACGCCGCTCAGGCCCTCCGACACCAGCAGCCCCTCTCGTTATTGCTGCTCGACCTGGACTTCTTCAAGCTCTACAACGATCACTACGGCCATCCCGCCGGGGACGATGCCCTGCGCGCGGTCGGCGCCATCCTGACGCAGTGCACCCGCACAGGCGACCTTGCCGCCCGCTATGGTGGCGAGGAGTTCGCGGTCGTCCTGCCCCATACCGACCAGGTAGCCGCCGAGCAGGCCGCCGAACGCATCCGTGCGGCCATCGAAGCGTACGAGTTCGACGGCGCCCGCCTCACGGCGAGCGTCGGCGTCGCCGCGCTGCACGTCCATGCCCGCGATGCCGAGGACCTCGTGCGCGCAGCCGACGGCGCCCTGTACACGGCGAAGCGGACCGGCCGCAACAACGTGTGCGTGGCCGCCCACATCGACACGGGCCAGGGCGCCCGCCGCAAGCTCCCCCATCACGCGCGGATCTGGCTTCGCCGCATGCGGGAGCGCCCGACCCGCTCGCCGCACACGTCCGCGCCGATGCCGGACCCCTACGGCGGAATCGAGGGGCTCGTTCAGGAACCGGCGGGAGCGGTCCTCAACGCCCTGCTCGCCGCCCTGGACTGGCGTGACTGCGAAGCCGCCGGGCACTCGGTGCGCGTCGCCCGCTTCGCCCTGCGCCTGGCGCGGGAGCTCGAAGGGGCCGGCGCGCCGTGGAGGCCATCGGCACCCATCACGCCGGGCGACATGCGGGAGCTGGCGCTCGGCTCGCTGCTGCATGACATCGGCAAGATCCATGTGCCCGACGCCATCCTGCGCAAGCCGGGGAGCCTGAGCAGCGACGAGTGGGAGGTCGTGCGCATGCACCCGATCACCGGAGCGGAGCTGATCTCGCACCTGCCGCTGCTGGCGCCGGCCACGCGCGTCGTCCGCTCCCACCACGAGCGTTGGGACGGCCGCGGCTACCCCGACGGCCTCGCAGGCGACCAGATCCCCTGGGCGGCCCGCGTCTTCGCCGTATGCGACGCCGTCGACTCGATGACCGTGTCGCGGCCCGGCCGCCCTGCCCGCACGCTCGCGCTGGCGCAGGAGGAAATCGTCCGGCAGGCCGGCAGCCAGTTCGACCCCAACGTGGTGGAGGCTTTCGTCCGCGTGCCGCTTGCCGAGTGGGAGGGGTTGCGCTCCGGCGCCGACGGCCAACTCCGCGCAGCGGCCTGA
- the flhF gene encoding flagellar biosynthesis protein FlhF: MRIKEFQALTLRECLRQVRDEMGLDAVILETKSLRAGGVLGVGSRDVVRIVAATGVTVDEPPRASSPPRPMAAPRAAAVPDDPSARALVLQAAAEAIASRAAGQRPAEPPVRTDALRPEPAARDGDRLALLHREVAELKAGIARIQSAAIGAPDAPAWPELVARLVEADVDEPAAREIVGSLPDLSAWNPPARAAMAEAALRDLLSARVAVSGPIEVTPGVSRVVALVGPTGVGKTTTLAKVAARYALVERRKVALLTVDTYRIAAVEQLRTYGQIMGVPVRVAHSLEEARRAVADLADHDLVLVDTAGRSQRNSTQVVELKALVEALGCETHLALAASTRPRDLREQIARFREVGVSRLLWTKLDEASSYGTIYTLAVESALLISYLTTGQKVPEDIEVADPRRLAELLLAPPSAAAA, translated from the coding sequence ATGAGGATCAAGGAGTTCCAGGCGCTGACGCTCAGGGAGTGCCTCCGGCAGGTGCGCGACGAGATGGGCCTCGACGCCGTGATCCTTGAGACGAAGTCGCTGCGCGCGGGCGGGGTGCTGGGGGTGGGCTCCCGTGACGTGGTGCGCATCGTGGCCGCCACCGGCGTCACCGTCGACGAGCCGCCGCGCGCGAGCAGCCCTCCCCGACCGATGGCCGCGCCCCGGGCGGCGGCCGTGCCCGACGACCCGAGCGCGCGCGCACTCGTGCTGCAGGCCGCCGCCGAGGCGATCGCGAGCCGTGCGGCCGGCCAGCGGCCCGCCGAGCCGCCGGTCCGCACCGATGCCCTCCGGCCGGAACCGGCGGCGCGCGATGGCGACCGCCTCGCCCTGCTCCATCGCGAGGTGGCCGAGCTGAAGGCGGGCATCGCCCGCATCCAGTCGGCCGCCATCGGCGCGCCAGACGCGCCGGCCTGGCCGGAGCTGGTAGCCCGCCTCGTGGAGGCCGACGTAGACGAGCCCGCGGCGCGTGAGATCGTCGGCTCCCTCCCGGACCTGAGCGCCTGGAACCCTCCGGCGCGCGCTGCGATGGCCGAGGCCGCCCTGCGCGACCTCCTCTCGGCGCGGGTCGCCGTGAGCGGGCCCATCGAGGTGACGCCCGGCGTCTCCAGGGTCGTCGCCCTCGTCGGGCCCACGGGCGTGGGCAAGACCACCACCCTCGCCAAGGTGGCCGCGCGCTACGCCCTGGTCGAGCGGCGCAAGGTCGCATTGCTCACCGTCGATACCTACCGCATCGCCGCCGTCGAGCAACTCCGGACCTACGGCCAGATCATGGGCGTGCCCGTCCGCGTGGCGCACTCCCTCGAGGAGGCTCGGAGGGCCGTCGCCGACCTGGCGGACCACGACCTGGTGCTCGTCGACACGGCCGGCCGGAGCCAGCGCAACTCGACGCAGGTGGTGGAGCTCAAGGCGCTTGTCGAGGCGCTCGGCTGCGAGACGCACCTTGCGCTCGCGGCATCCACGCGCCCCCGCGACCTGCGCGAGCAGATCGCGCGGTTCCGCGAGGTCGGCGTGAGCCGCCTTCTGTGGACGAAGCTGGACGAGGCCAGCAGCTACGGAACCATCTACACGCTCGCCGTCGAGAGCGCGCTGCTGATCAGCTACCTCACCACGGGGCAGAAGGTGCCGGAGGACATCGAGGTTGCTGACCCGCGACGCCTGGCGGAGCTGCTCCTGGCCCCGCCGTCCGCGGCGGCGGCGTAG
- the flhA gene encoding flagellar biosynthesis protein FlhA — MAVPAPATPLGRIARYSDIAMALAVIVIVGMLIVPLPDWLLDFCIAANLTAAVVIVLVTLYNTEPLQFSIFPALLLITTLYRLALNIAATKLILATGEPGQVIKAFGQVVLGGNFVVGVISFLILVVIQFVVITNGAGRVAEVAARFTLDAMPGKQMSIDADLNAGLLTEQEARARRKQIEAEADFYGAMDGASKFVRGDAIAAVLIIIINIVGGFVMGMIKGESDALTILQTYTLLTVGEGLVSQIPALLISTATGLMVTRAATDSNMGQDFAAQILRQPRPLLLASALLLGLLLVPGFPKVPLLVVGGTVAMAAWLLLRDQKREERAEDAKQRATASAAERASEEPMQLLSVDTLLLELGSNLVPLALAGEGGDLAARVGQARRKIALELGIVLPMVRIRDDLQLPANRYVIKIRDQVVAQSEAMANLSLAIDPGGALRVIEGIRTTEPAFGGPAVWITRAHRDEAAMAGYIVTDPSSVIITHLTEIIKQHAHELLTRQEAQALIDNLKEHNRAVVDELLPNLMSLGEVQKVLQNLLRERVSIRDLGTILETLADWAPRTKDADQLTEYARAGLARQICKQHCDDEGVLHVFTLAPSLEQTIREGVQMTAGGLSLALEPRLASAVVSGASAQAERASEQGYGPVLLCSSQVRLAMRRLTERSVPSLAVLAYSEIVANTDIRGIGTVEIGTADRAEVAA, encoded by the coding sequence ATGGCCGTCCCCGCTCCGGCCACCCCTCTGGGACGGATCGCGCGCTACAGCGATATCGCGATGGCGCTTGCCGTCATCGTGATCGTCGGCATGCTGATTGTCCCTCTTCCGGACTGGCTGCTCGACTTCTGCATCGCCGCCAACCTCACGGCGGCCGTGGTGATCGTCCTTGTCACGCTATACAACACGGAGCCGCTGCAGTTCAGCATCTTTCCCGCCCTGCTCCTCATCACCACGCTCTACCGCCTCGCGCTCAATATCGCCGCCACGAAGCTGATCCTCGCGACCGGCGAGCCCGGACAGGTGATCAAGGCGTTCGGGCAGGTGGTGCTCGGGGGCAACTTCGTCGTCGGGGTCATCTCGTTCCTGATCCTGGTCGTCATCCAGTTCGTCGTGATCACCAACGGCGCTGGCCGCGTGGCCGAGGTGGCGGCGCGGTTCACCCTGGACGCCATGCCCGGTAAGCAGATGTCGATCGACGCCGACCTGAACGCCGGCCTGCTCACGGAGCAAGAGGCGCGCGCACGGCGCAAACAGATCGAAGCCGAGGCCGACTTCTACGGCGCGATGGACGGAGCCAGCAAGTTCGTGCGGGGCGACGCGATCGCCGCGGTGCTGATCATCATCATCAACATCGTGGGCGGGTTCGTGATGGGGATGATCAAGGGTGAGAGCGACGCCCTGACGATCCTGCAGACCTACACCCTGCTCACGGTCGGCGAGGGTCTCGTGAGCCAGATCCCCGCGTTGCTCATCTCGACCGCCACCGGCCTGATGGTCACCCGCGCGGCCACCGACTCCAACATGGGCCAGGACTTCGCCGCGCAGATCCTCCGACAGCCGCGTCCACTCCTGCTGGCGAGCGCGCTGCTGCTCGGCCTGCTGCTCGTACCCGGTTTCCCGAAGGTTCCCCTGTTGGTGGTCGGGGGCACCGTCGCCATGGCGGCCTGGCTGCTCCTGCGCGATCAGAAGCGCGAGGAGCGCGCGGAGGATGCCAAACAGCGGGCGACGGCCTCGGCCGCGGAGCGTGCTTCCGAAGAGCCGATGCAACTGCTGAGCGTCGACACGCTCCTGCTGGAGCTCGGGAGCAACCTGGTGCCCCTGGCGCTGGCCGGCGAGGGAGGCGACCTCGCCGCGCGCGTGGGGCAGGCGCGCCGAAAGATCGCGCTCGAGCTGGGGATCGTGCTGCCCATGGTGCGGATCCGCGACGACCTTCAGCTCCCCGCCAACCGCTACGTGATCAAGATTCGCGACCAGGTCGTCGCGCAGTCCGAGGCGATGGCCAATCTGTCGCTCGCCATCGACCCGGGCGGCGCACTGCGCGTCATCGAGGGCATCCGCACGACCGAGCCGGCCTTCGGCGGGCCCGCCGTCTGGATCACCCGGGCGCATCGCGACGAGGCCGCGATGGCCGGCTACATCGTGACGGATCCGAGCTCGGTGATCATCACGCACCTCACGGAGATCATCAAGCAGCACGCCCACGAGCTTCTTACCCGCCAGGAGGCGCAGGCGCTCATCGACAACCTCAAGGAGCACAACCGCGCGGTCGTGGACGAGCTCCTGCCCAACTTGATGAGCCTGGGAGAGGTGCAGAAGGTGCTGCAGAACCTGCTGCGCGAACGAGTATCGATCCGAGACCTGGGCACCATCCTGGAGACGCTGGCCGATTGGGCGCCGCGGACGAAGGACGCCGACCAACTCACCGAGTACGCGCGCGCCGGCCTGGCACGCCAGATATGCAAGCAGCACTGCGACGATGAGGGCGTGCTGCACGTCTTCACGCTCGCGCCCTCGCTGGAGCAGACGATCCGCGAGGGCGTGCAGATGACCGCGGGCGGCCTGTCGCTGGCGCTCGAGCCGCGCCTCGCCAGCGCGGTCGTCTCCGGCGCCAGCGCCCAGGCTGAACGCGCTTCCGAGCAGGGGTACGGGCCGGTGCTGCTCTGCTCCTCGCAGGTGCGCCTGGCGATGCGCCGGCTCACGGAGCGGAGCGTGCCATCGCTTGCCGTGCTGGCCTACAGCGAGATCGTGGCCAACACCGACATCCGCGGCATCGGTACCGTGGAGATCGGGACGGCCGACCGGGCGGAGGTAGCTGCATGA
- a CDS encoding helix-turn-helix transcriptional regulator, whose amino-acid sequence MPTGTTDELIDMRTLEEVAPVIRNAAHPLRLRILDFLRLEGGPRTVTEITEAGGASQAVISQQLRILKDQGIVTARREGNHVLYDVANRNVLLLLECIRRHKEGGCV is encoded by the coding sequence ATGCCAACCGGAACGACAGATGAACTGATCGACATGCGGACGCTCGAGGAAGTGGCGCCGGTCATCCGCAACGCCGCCCATCCGCTCCGCCTTCGGATTCTGGACTTCCTGCGCCTGGAGGGCGGCCCGCGAACGGTGACCGAGATCACCGAGGCCGGAGGGGCCAGTCAGGCGGTGATCAGCCAGCAACTCCGGATCCTGAAGGATCAGGGGATCGTGACGGCCAGACGGGAGGGGAACCACGTGCTCTACGACGTGGCCAACCGCAACGTGCTGCTGCTATTGGAGTGCATTCGGCGCCACAAGGAGGGCGGCTGCGTCTGA
- a CDS encoding efflux RND transporter periplasmic adaptor subunit — translation MRGRWWAGAGAGLALVAGGYWLAGGPAAPPTASAGAQARSEPTAVRASSVAEVVAPAWLEVSGTVRPQLEAALSSKVMGRVVSVAAREGERVRRGQVLVRLETRDLDAAEAQAGANLRAAQAGFGSARVAATMERATTSAQVAGADARVLQAQAALQAATARRQLVQTGPRRQERAQASLAVAQAQAGLALADSNLRRMESLAAEGAISQQQLEATRTAREVARAQHETAVQAESMAAEGSRAEEVREADEAVRQASAALSLARAGLREMEAAALQVAVREQDIQGARARVGQMRAGLEMARATRRYGLISAPFDGVVSARLADPGTMAAPGAPLLRLQGGVLRLEVTVPESALAHVRLGAPAAVAIDALAGRSLPGRVAEIVPQGDPASHTFTVKVAVPGGHGVYAGMFGRARFAVGRSRRIMVPAAAVVEREGLRFAYVVDARGVARMRLVTTGESVGSRVTVLSGLEPGETVVASGLDEVTDGGRVKAAGGL, via the coding sequence ATGAGGGGACGCTGGTGGGCGGGGGCAGGCGCGGGGTTGGCGCTCGTGGCGGGCGGGTACTGGCTGGCCGGCGGCCCCGCCGCGCCTCCCACGGCATCGGCCGGGGCCCAGGCTCGCTCGGAGCCCACGGCGGTGCGCGCCTCGAGCGTGGCGGAGGTCGTGGCGCCCGCGTGGCTGGAGGTGAGCGGCACCGTGCGCCCCCAACTGGAAGCGGCGCTGTCGAGCAAGGTGATGGGCCGCGTCGTGAGCGTTGCCGCGCGCGAGGGCGAGCGCGTGCGTCGTGGGCAGGTTCTGGTTCGCCTGGAGACGCGCGACCTGGATGCGGCCGAGGCACAGGCTGGCGCGAACCTGCGTGCGGCACAGGCCGGCTTCGGTAGCGCGAGGGTAGCGGCCACGATGGAGCGCGCGACCACCTCGGCCCAGGTTGCCGGTGCGGACGCGCGAGTGCTGCAGGCCCAGGCAGCGCTGCAGGCCGCCACGGCGCGCCGACAGCTGGTGCAGACCGGGCCGCGCAGGCAAGAGCGGGCTCAGGCTTCTCTGGCCGTCGCCCAGGCGCAGGCCGGGTTGGCGCTAGCCGATAGCAACTTGCGCCGCATGGAGAGCCTCGCCGCGGAGGGCGCCATCTCGCAGCAGCAGCTTGAGGCGACGCGCACGGCGCGAGAGGTGGCCAGGGCGCAGCACGAGACGGCCGTACAGGCGGAGAGCATGGCGGCCGAAGGCAGCCGCGCCGAGGAGGTGCGCGAGGCCGACGAGGCCGTTCGCCAGGCCAGCGCGGCTCTCTCCCTGGCTCGGGCAGGGCTTCGCGAGATGGAGGCCGCCGCGCTTCAGGTGGCGGTGCGCGAGCAGGACATCCAGGGCGCGCGCGCCCGCGTGGGCCAGATGCGGGCCGGCCTGGAGATGGCGCGGGCGACGCGCCGCTACGGCCTCATCAGCGCCCCATTCGACGGAGTCGTCAGCGCGCGACTGGCCGACCCGGGCACGATGGCGGCCCCCGGCGCGCCGCTCCTGCGGCTTCAGGGCGGCGTCCTGCGGCTGGAGGTGACGGTGCCAGAGAGCGCGCTCGCCCACGTGCGCCTTGGAGCGCCTGCGGCGGTGGCGATCGACGCGCTGGCCGGGCGGAGCCTGCCGGGGCGCGTGGCGGAGATCGTTCCGCAGGGCGACCCGGCAAGCCACACCTTCACGGTGAAGGTCGCCGTTCCCGGCGGTCACGGGGTCTACGCCGGCATGTTCGGCCGTGCGCGCTTCGCCGTGGGCCGATCGCGGCGGATCATGGTGCCCGCCGCGGCCGTTGTGGAGCGGGAGGGACTGCGCTTCGCCTACGTCGTGGACGCCCGGGGCGTGGCGCGCATGCGGCTGGTCACCACGGGCGAGTCGGTCGGCAGCCGCGTTACGGTCCTGTCCGGCCTCGAGCCCGGAGAGACGGTGGTCGCGAGCGGCCTCGACGAGGTGACGGACGGCGGGCGGGTGAAGGCGGCGGGAGGATTGTGA